A genomic window from Candidatus Pelagisphaera phototrophica includes:
- a CDS encoding P-II family nitrogen regulator, with product MKLVLAIIKPFKLEEVKEALSEVGIEGMTVTEVKGFGRQKGHTEIYRGSEYTVDFLPKVKIEIAVHDEVVSQAAETIARSAKTGKIGDGKVFVLPLEEAIRIRTDERGDTAL from the coding sequence ATGAAACTTGTTTTAGCAATTATAAAGCCGTTCAAATTGGAGGAGGTCAAAGAGGCCCTTTCAGAGGTCGGTATCGAAGGAATGACAGTGACCGAAGTCAAAGGCTTCGGACGCCAAAAAGGCCACACGGAAATATATCGTGGAAGTGAATACACGGTGGACTTTCTCCCTAAAGTGAAGATCGAGATCGCCGTCCATGACGAAGTGGTTTCACAAGCTGCTGAAACGATCGCAAGGTCTGCCAAAACCGGCAAGATTGGAGACGGCAAAGTGTTTGTCTTACCGCTCGAAGAAGCGATCCGGATTCGGACCGACGAGCGTGGAGATACTGCGCTTTAG
- a CDS encoding ammonium transporter — translation MTKLLIKLPGPLLFALITAMMAGLTPALAQEEAGPVDDYLELVESVGAEYAPAFDFFTVSMLWTVIAAALVFLMHLGFATLEAGLTQSKNTVNILFKNVWIISIGLITYAVVGFNTHYPGDFNGWISIGSMIGDLNADGGGTWGYGGLGLAMTGYGDFIFQAMFAATAATIVSGAVAERVKLSAFMIYSTILVAFGYTIAGSWHWGGGWLSQLGGGEAGFYDFAGSTVVHGFGGAAALAAVMILGPRKGKYSDDGTVKPILGHSMPLAAVGVFLLFFGWFGFNGGSVLSANPGPLGLVFTTTALAAAAGGIAAIMTSWAVLKKPDLSMALNGLLAGLVSITAGADSVSVVSSIIMGAVGGVIVVFAIIFFDKIKIDDPVGAISVHGVCGIWGTVAVAIFGGANLMSQIIGVIGVYIFAFVFSFAIFGIIKAIMGVRVSEEEETEGLDISEHGQEAYNTNS, via the coding sequence ATGACAAAACTTCTCATAAAACTCCCCGGACCTTTGCTGTTTGCTCTGATAACAGCAATGATGGCGGGTTTAACGCCAGCCTTGGCACAAGAAGAAGCGGGTCCTGTCGACGATTATCTAGAGCTTGTCGAGTCAGTTGGAGCCGAGTATGCACCTGCATTCGACTTCTTCACTGTTTCGATGCTTTGGACGGTAATCGCTGCGGCGCTGGTCTTCCTCATGCACCTTGGATTTGCCACGCTGGAAGCGGGACTGACCCAATCGAAAAACACTGTAAATATACTCTTTAAGAATGTATGGATAATTTCGATCGGGTTGATCACGTACGCAGTAGTGGGATTTAACACCCATTACCCCGGAGACTTCAACGGTTGGATCAGCATAGGATCCATGATCGGAGATCTTAACGCCGACGGTGGAGGCACCTGGGGATACGGAGGTTTGGGCCTCGCTATGACCGGTTATGGTGACTTCATTTTTCAGGCGATGTTTGCGGCCACTGCGGCAACTATTGTCTCGGGTGCGGTTGCAGAACGGGTGAAGCTCTCGGCATTTATGATATACTCTACGATTCTGGTAGCTTTCGGGTATACGATTGCAGGTTCATGGCACTGGGGTGGAGGCTGGCTCTCGCAATTAGGTGGAGGCGAAGCCGGATTCTATGATTTCGCAGGTTCGACAGTGGTACATGGATTTGGTGGGGCAGCCGCTCTCGCAGCTGTTATGATTCTTGGCCCTCGCAAGGGGAAGTACAGTGATGATGGCACGGTCAAGCCGATTTTGGGTCACAGCATGCCTCTGGCAGCTGTGGGCGTATTCCTACTCTTTTTCGGATGGTTTGGATTCAACGGTGGCTCGGTCCTGTCTGCAAACCCAGGTCCATTGGGGCTGGTCTTTACGACGACCGCACTAGCAGCCGCTGCTGGAGGTATCGCTGCTATCATGACATCCTGGGCTGTACTCAAGAAGCCAGACCTATCAATGGCTTTGAATGGTCTTCTGGCGGGATTGGTTAGTATCACTGCAGGTGCGGATTCGGTATCCGTCGTTTCGTCAATCATCATGGGTGCTGTTGGTGGTGTAATCGTGGTATTTGCGATTATTTTCTTCGACAAAATCAAGATCGACGATCCTGTTGGAGCGATTTCTGTTCACGGTGTTTGTGGCATTTGGGGTACGGTTGCTGTAGCGATCTTCGGAGGAGCAAATTTGATGTCTCAAATCATTGGTGTGATAGGAGTCTACATATTCGCCTTTGTTTTCTCTTTTGCCATATTTGGAATCATCAAGGCCATCATGGGCGTGAGAGTATCAGAAGAAGAGGAAACCGAGGGACTTGACATCTCTGAGCATGGGCAGGAGGCCTATAACACCAATTCTTAG
- the aspS gene encoding aspartate--tRNA ligase: protein MKRTHHCGQLRGSDVGKLVSLIGWIDSIRDHGGILFIDLRDREGLTQVKANPNSDDSDFNATVHRLRDESVIGIKGVVEARDGDNVNATLPTGEIEVEISEVVVHNISETPPFPIDDEKGDRVNEDLRLTYRYLDLRRGKMRRMLKLRNETTKSIRNYMDERGFYDIETPTLFKSTPEGAREYLVPSRIQPGHFYALPQSPQQFKQMLMVSGVERYFQIARCYRDEDLRADRQMEFTQLDIELSFVDREEMYSIMEGLMKRVWKDTLGVEIPTPFPRMPFQEAMDRYGVDKPDTRFCLELSDFSETFASSSFKVFSAAVKNGGVVKAFKAPTLANVTQGELKNLEEVAKSLGAKGLAFIKIEDGEWKSPIVKFFSDEEKATLQEKLDLEEGDIVFFAASEWEQACAILGRIRLECGELLKKRGKLEIPSDQFDFLWVVEFPLMTYDEEHGRYVASHHPFTSPVPEDSHLLDSDPKRVRGQHYDLVLNGVELGGGSIRIHQADLQKKIFEDVLKLPADVVESRFGYMLEAFKYGAPPHGGIAFGLDRLVMILCGMSSIREVIAFPKTQKGQCLMTESPSPVSEKQLKDLHVETTLLGKEQ, encoded by the coding sequence ATGAAACGAACGCATCATTGTGGCCAACTACGCGGAAGCGATGTTGGGAAACTAGTATCATTGATCGGATGGATCGACTCCATTCGTGATCATGGCGGTATCCTCTTTATTGACCTGAGGGACCGCGAGGGCCTTACTCAAGTTAAGGCTAATCCGAATAGCGATGATAGCGATTTCAATGCGACGGTGCATCGCCTGAGGGACGAATCCGTGATTGGGATCAAGGGAGTTGTAGAGGCTCGTGATGGAGATAATGTAAACGCTACTCTTCCAACGGGGGAAATCGAGGTGGAGATTAGCGAGGTCGTCGTGCACAATATTTCTGAAACGCCCCCGTTTCCGATCGATGACGAAAAAGGAGACCGGGTAAATGAGGATCTCCGTCTGACGTACCGTTATTTGGATCTTCGTCGTGGCAAGATGCGCCGAATGCTCAAATTGCGTAACGAGACCACCAAGTCGATCCGCAACTACATGGACGAGAGAGGGTTCTACGATATCGAAACCCCGACGCTTTTCAAAAGTACCCCGGAAGGGGCTCGCGAATACCTTGTGCCCAGTCGCATTCAGCCGGGACACTTCTATGCGTTGCCGCAGTCGCCACAGCAGTTCAAGCAGATGCTTATGGTAAGCGGTGTAGAACGCTATTTCCAGATCGCCCGTTGCTATCGCGACGAAGATCTGCGGGCAGACCGGCAAATGGAGTTTACCCAATTGGATATCGAGCTTTCGTTTGTCGACCGCGAAGAGATGTACTCCATTATGGAAGGACTGATGAAGCGCGTTTGGAAGGACACACTGGGCGTCGAGATCCCGACCCCATTTCCACGCATGCCTTTCCAGGAAGCGATGGACCGTTATGGGGTCGACAAGCCGGATACGCGATTCTGTCTCGAACTCTCGGATTTCTCAGAGACGTTTGCGAGTTCCTCGTTTAAGGTCTTTTCGGCCGCGGTCAAGAATGGTGGAGTAGTAAAGGCGTTCAAGGCTCCAACGTTGGCCAACGTGACGCAGGGTGAGCTCAAAAATCTAGAAGAAGTCGCCAAATCGCTTGGAGCGAAGGGGCTTGCCTTCATCAAGATCGAAGACGGCGAATGGAAGTCGCCCATCGTCAAATTCTTTTCGGATGAGGAGAAAGCAACCTTGCAGGAAAAGCTGGACCTCGAAGAAGGTGATATCGTCTTTTTTGCCGCCTCTGAATGGGAACAGGCTTGCGCGATCTTAGGACGCATCCGTCTAGAATGTGGCGAACTGCTCAAGAAGCGAGGGAAGCTCGAAATTCCATCGGACCAATTTGATTTCCTTTGGGTTGTGGAGTTCCCATTGATGACCTACGATGAAGAACATGGCCGTTACGTAGCTTCTCATCATCCGTTTACCTCGCCGGTGCCGGAGGATAGCCATTTGCTGGATTCCGATCCGAAGAGGGTCAGAGGGCAGCATTACGACCTAGTATTGAATGGAGTCGAGTTGGGAGGTGGAAGTATTCGTATCCACCAGGCGGATCTGCAAAAGAAGATCTTTGAAGACGTGCTGAAGCTTCCTGCTGATGTGGTGGAGAGTCGATTTGGCTACATGCTTGAAGCATTTAAGTATGGAGCTCCGCCGCACGGAGGTATCGCTTTTGGACTGGACAGGCTAGTGATGATCCTTTGCGGAATGTCAAGCATCCGAGAAGTGATTGCATTTCCGAAAACGCAGAAGGGCCAATGTCTTATGACGGAAAGCCCAAGTCCTGTGTCGGAAAAGCAACTCAAGGATTTGCATGTCGAAACGACGCTTTTAGGGAAAGAGCAGTGA
- the ileS gene encoding isoleucine--tRNA ligase, with product MAENYKDTLKLPQTSFPMRANLGKREPDRVRHWEKVNLYGKIQQKNQDGELFLLHDGPPFTNGDLHLGHALNKTLKEIVLRYKAAKGFRTPYIPGWDCHGLPIEHKVSKEIQAAGEKITTAQLREKCDAFSEHWISVQRRQFKRLGVLGDWDHEYKTKNPAYEAEILRTLASFVDQELVYRSKKPVYWSIPFETALAEAEIEYKDHTSPCIWAAFDIPEKEKFAIEKPLSIVIWTTTPWTIPANLAIAVHPRLEYAFVEAGERVFIVAKELAETFAEDCGLENWQIVQTASGESLEGIESRHPFIDRPSPIVLADYVTTESGTGCVHTAPGHGIDDYLTGLKYELDIYCPVNDKGEYDDDGQIPDFLVGESVLESDGWVPANGKVLKALAEAGSLVKKQKITHSYPHCWRSKTPVIFRAVDQWFVALDKDGQREKTLDAIESVRWIPDWGKNRIRGAVESRPDWCISRQRSWGVPIPAFYDEEGTGHLDPSVIRAIAGKVETDGTNLWYTKTADEILEGVELPVSWQGKKLTSGSDTLDVWIDSGSSHFAVLKNDENLAWPCDLYLEGSDQHRGWFQSSLWTGVIREGVAPYKSILTHGFIVNQDGTKLSKSEGSMTLEYYMDKFGSDIVRLWIASTDFRNDVPMGEEILKTIGEAYRLLRNTYRFQISNLFDFKIEQHGMPVQELHELDRWALDKTAVLTEACEQAYERYEFHRVYQLCNQFCSVTLSALYHDILKDRLYTLAEEHTLRRSSQTAIYHIFRTLARILGPILPFTSDEAWSYFVSDHDFVNEPLALQGWPTESAKWRDSELESEFTTLLDFRNSVNEKLEELRKEGAIGRSLDAFIELSGQESDPTFSLLNKYQNFLEELFIVSQVTLITSGDGGMKIKVTKADGGRCPRCWRWFPDLQKGVDNDQLCPRCAEAIL from the coding sequence ATGGCTGAAAACTATAAAGATACGCTCAAATTGCCACAGACTTCCTTCCCTATGCGGGCGAATCTTGGCAAGCGTGAACCTGACCGAGTACGCCACTGGGAAAAAGTCAATTTGTACGGTAAAATCCAGCAGAAGAACCAAGATGGAGAGCTTTTTCTGCTCCATGACGGCCCCCCTTTTACTAATGGGGACCTTCACCTTGGCCACGCCCTGAATAAGACGCTCAAAGAAATCGTTCTTCGCTACAAAGCAGCCAAAGGATTCCGGACACCGTATATCCCCGGGTGGGACTGTCATGGTCTACCCATCGAGCATAAGGTCTCCAAGGAGATCCAAGCAGCTGGCGAAAAGATAACCACAGCTCAACTGAGGGAAAAGTGCGACGCCTTTTCGGAGCATTGGATTTCCGTCCAGCGCAGACAATTTAAACGACTGGGCGTTTTGGGCGACTGGGACCATGAATATAAAACCAAGAACCCCGCCTACGAAGCAGAGATCCTGCGAACACTGGCTTCGTTCGTAGACCAGGAGCTGGTCTATCGCAGCAAAAAGCCGGTCTACTGGTCTATTCCTTTCGAAACCGCCTTGGCCGAAGCGGAGATTGAGTACAAGGACCACACGAGCCCGTGCATTTGGGCCGCTTTCGACATTCCAGAAAAAGAGAAATTCGCTATCGAGAAACCTCTATCAATTGTCATTTGGACCACTACACCGTGGACAATTCCCGCGAATCTGGCGATCGCGGTGCATCCAAGACTTGAGTACGCGTTTGTCGAGGCAGGCGAACGCGTATTCATCGTTGCAAAAGAACTGGCTGAAACCTTCGCCGAAGACTGCGGCCTGGAAAATTGGCAAATCGTACAAACGGCCTCGGGCGAAAGCCTTGAAGGCATCGAGTCACGTCACCCCTTTATTGACCGACCGAGCCCAATCGTTCTGGCGGACTACGTTACCACCGAATCGGGTACGGGTTGTGTTCACACGGCTCCCGGACACGGGATTGACGATTATCTGACTGGGCTCAAGTACGAACTGGATATCTACTGCCCCGTAAATGACAAAGGCGAATACGACGACGATGGCCAAATTCCTGATTTTCTCGTTGGGGAATCCGTTCTGGAGTCAGATGGTTGGGTCCCTGCAAACGGGAAAGTTCTGAAAGCGCTGGCTGAGGCCGGCTCGCTTGTTAAGAAGCAGAAAATCACCCATAGCTACCCCCATTGCTGGCGCTCCAAAACACCGGTCATCTTTAGAGCGGTTGACCAATGGTTTGTCGCTTTGGACAAAGACGGACAACGCGAAAAAACTTTAGACGCGATCGAATCCGTAAGATGGATACCTGACTGGGGCAAAAACAGAATTCGCGGCGCTGTTGAATCACGACCCGACTGGTGTATCAGTCGCCAGAGATCTTGGGGGGTTCCAATCCCTGCGTTTTACGACGAAGAGGGCACTGGTCACTTGGACCCAAGCGTCATAAGGGCGATCGCTGGCAAGGTTGAAACCGACGGAACCAATCTTTGGTATACAAAAACCGCTGATGAGATTCTCGAGGGTGTCGAGCTACCCGTTTCTTGGCAGGGTAAAAAACTTACCTCCGGTAGCGATACGCTTGATGTTTGGATCGATTCCGGCTCGAGCCACTTTGCCGTACTCAAAAACGACGAGAACTTGGCCTGGCCTTGCGATCTTTATCTAGAGGGAAGCGACCAACATCGTGGCTGGTTCCAATCCTCCCTCTGGACCGGAGTAATCCGCGAAGGAGTTGCTCCCTACAAGAGCATCCTCACTCATGGCTTTATCGTGAACCAGGATGGAACCAAGCTTTCAAAAAGCGAAGGGTCCATGACTTTGGAGTACTACATGGACAAATTCGGCTCCGATATTGTTCGGTTGTGGATAGCCTCTACCGACTTTCGGAACGACGTTCCGATGGGCGAAGAAATCTTAAAGACGATCGGAGAGGCCTACCGGCTTCTCAGAAACACTTACCGGTTCCAGATATCAAATCTCTTCGATTTCAAAATCGAGCAACACGGGATGCCCGTTCAGGAACTCCACGAACTCGATCGCTGGGCATTGGACAAAACTGCTGTTTTGACCGAAGCCTGCGAACAGGCCTATGAGCGATACGAGTTCCATCGCGTCTACCAGCTTTGCAATCAATTTTGCTCAGTGACGCTGTCTGCACTGTATCATGACATTCTTAAAGACCGCCTCTATACACTAGCAGAGGAACATACTCTCAGGCGCTCCTCCCAAACGGCGATCTACCATATCTTTCGTACGCTCGCTCGGATTCTCGGGCCAATTCTCCCTTTCACTTCCGATGAGGCCTGGAGCTATTTCGTTTCCGATCATGATTTTGTTAATGAACCGCTGGCCCTTCAAGGATGGCCCACCGAATCTGCCAAATGGCGGGATTCGGAACTTGAAAGCGAATTCACCACCCTCCTTGACTTCCGAAATTCCGTTAATGAAAAGCTGGAAGAACTCCGCAAGGAAGGTGCCATCGGCCGGTCGCTAGACGCGTTTATCGAACTATCTGGTCAAGAATCCGATCCTACGTTCTCACTACTTAACAAGTACCAGAACTTTCTCGAAGAACTTTTCATCGTTTCGCAAGTAACACTCATCACGAGTGGCGATGGCGGAATGAAAATCAAAGTAACCAAGGCTGATGGCGGTCGTTGTCCGCGTTGCTGGAGATGGTTTCCGGACCTTCAAAAAGGCGTCGATAACGATCAACTTTGTCCCAGATGTGCCGAAGCCATTCTTTAA
- a CDS encoding TraR/DksA family transcriptional regulator: protein MPSKKVVAKKAIKSTTKKVAKKVAAKKAASSQKAPPPKKTSSTAKASSPKKTSASKTAPAKKAPASAGFSLEDALSIANSRKVDDDAVANKKAAKERAQREVEEAEQKAEARVLGAASLSDILGFDPMSSTEPPIESRKVPKKHQAFHDLLIELRDHVKSGLSMHTEETLKRSSKDDAGDLSGYSQHMADAGTDTFDRDFALSMVSSEQDALTEIEAAIERIFSGKYGICEMTGQPINNERLMAVPFTRYSVETQKQLEKNQTRSVQRGGVFAEASSEDAINFSDGDSE, encoded by the coding sequence ATGCCCTCTAAAAAAGTCGTAGCCAAAAAAGCCATCAAGAGCACTACCAAGAAAGTAGCTAAAAAGGTAGCCGCCAAAAAAGCGGCCTCGTCCCAAAAGGCGCCCCCACCAAAGAAGACGTCCTCCACAGCAAAAGCGTCCTCTCCGAAAAAGACGTCCGCTTCAAAAACGGCCCCTGCTAAGAAAGCTCCCGCCAGTGCAGGGTTCTCCCTCGAGGACGCACTTTCAATCGCCAATTCGCGCAAAGTCGACGATGACGCAGTCGCTAACAAGAAAGCGGCCAAGGAGCGGGCTCAGAGGGAAGTAGAAGAAGCGGAACAAAAAGCGGAAGCCCGCGTTCTCGGAGCAGCATCGCTTTCAGATATTCTCGGATTTGATCCAATGAGTTCCACGGAGCCCCCCATCGAGTCTCGGAAAGTACCAAAAAAGCACCAGGCATTCCATGACCTTCTTATCGAACTGCGAGACCACGTGAAAAGCGGTCTAAGCATGCACACGGAAGAGACGCTAAAGCGGTCCAGCAAAGATGACGCTGGCGATCTTTCTGGATACAGCCAGCACATGGCCGACGCCGGTACGGATACCTTTGACCGCGACTTCGCACTGAGCATGGTATCGAGTGAGCAGGACGCATTGACCGAAATTGAAGCAGCTATCGAACGCATTTTCAGCGGAAAATACGGTATTTGTGAAATGACTGGTCAGCCCATCAACAATGAACGTCTGATGGCCGTTCCCTTCACGCGTTACTCAGTCGAAACACAAAAGCAGCTCGAAAAGAATCAAACACGCTCCGTTCAACGAGGCGGCGTTTTCGCAGAAGCCTCATCCGAAGACGCGATAAACTTCTCTGACGGGGATTCTGAGTAG
- the lspA gene encoding signal peptidase II: MQGIAAYKRLHSLALVVIVLDQVTKVLIEKTLPYGSFYPPHCIEVIPGFFHLVHVGNTGAAWSLFSGYPKVLAFIGLLALVLVYVGRNSLQLILPQSQWAFGLIIGGIIGNLIDRFRLGHVTDFLDFHIKDWYWPSFNVADSAITIGVGLYILFSFLQPKDEPSKEVP, encoded by the coding sequence ATGCAAGGTATCGCAGCGTACAAGCGACTCCATAGTTTGGCGCTAGTGGTTATCGTTTTAGACCAGGTCACAAAAGTTCTTATTGAGAAGACTTTACCCTACGGCAGCTTCTATCCGCCTCACTGTATCGAAGTGATCCCAGGGTTCTTCCATCTAGTCCATGTGGGAAACACCGGCGCCGCCTGGAGCCTTTTTAGCGGTTATCCGAAAGTTCTCGCATTTATCGGTCTACTTGCTCTCGTTCTGGTTTATGTCGGTCGCAATTCACTACAACTCATACTGCCACAGTCTCAATGGGCCTTCGGCTTGATCATAGGCGGAATTATCGGAAATCTCATAGACCGATTTCGTTTAGGGCACGTAACTGACTTCCTGGACTTCCATATTAAGGACTGGTACTGGCCCAGCTTCAATGTCGCCGATTCTGCCATAACCATTGGTGTCGGCCTCTACATCCTGTTTTCCTTTCTCCAGCCAAAAGACGAGCCTTCCAAAGAAGTACCGTAA
- a CDS encoding YicC/YloC family endoribonuclease — translation MKSMTGFGRSELIEEGVTVSVQISSVNRKSLDIMCILPKEFQRLERQVVEKARNRIGRGRIQFSIEIKDERNESAGLPSDDQIDAGIARLKRITERHGGSIEITPQVVVDLARLLESEAIALPVEVVERLLMKCADAALEELVSMRENEGTVLREDLGNRCIVMKNTLNEVGRLAPEMVKKHRENLLGRLEQAGLKIDVEDERVLREIALFADRCDVSEEITRLYSHLGQFSDLLDKDEPVGRSIEFLIQEIAREINTIGGKSSSIDVSKSALSLKNELERIREQVANVE, via the coding sequence ATGAAGAGCATGACTGGGTTTGGCAGGTCGGAACTAATTGAGGAGGGCGTGACTGTCTCGGTACAGATATCTTCAGTTAACCGGAAAAGTCTGGATATCATGTGCATTCTTCCAAAAGAGTTTCAGCGACTGGAAAGACAAGTTGTCGAAAAAGCGAGGAACCGGATCGGAAGGGGAAGGATACAGTTTTCAATCGAGATTAAGGACGAGCGAAATGAGTCGGCAGGGCTACCGTCCGACGATCAAATCGACGCAGGAATTGCGCGATTGAAGAGAATCACTGAACGCCATGGTGGTTCGATAGAAATAACTCCTCAGGTCGTCGTCGATCTAGCTAGGCTGCTAGAGTCAGAGGCGATTGCCTTGCCGGTGGAAGTCGTGGAGCGGCTATTGATGAAATGCGCGGACGCCGCCTTGGAAGAATTGGTGTCGATGCGTGAAAATGAGGGAACAGTGCTGCGTGAGGACTTAGGAAACCGGTGTATCGTGATGAAGAATACACTGAATGAGGTTGGAAGATTGGCACCGGAGATGGTCAAGAAGCATCGCGAAAATCTGTTGGGCCGTTTGGAACAGGCTGGACTGAAGATCGATGTTGAGGATGAGCGGGTTCTTAGGGAAATTGCCTTGTTTGCAGATCGGTGTGACGTTTCCGAAGAAATTACGCGGCTATACAGCCATTTGGGCCAGTTCTCTGACTTGCTTGATAAAGACGAGCCGGTGGGGCGATCCATAGAATTTCTTATTCAGGAAATTGCCCGGGAGATAAACACGATCGGAGGCAAGTCGAGTTCCATAGATGTTTCCAAATCCGCATTGTCTTTGAAGAACGAACTCGAGCGGATTCGTGAACAAGTAGCTAATGTAGAATAG
- the trpB gene encoding tryptophan synthase subunit beta: protein MILNHMSGITTEMIDKESLPNSKGRFGDFGGCYVPETLMTALKKLGEEYDRAKVDPAFQGELAYQLKEFAGRPTGLYFAERLTEKLGGAKIYFKREDLLHTGAHKINNAIGQALLAKRMGKRRIIAETGAGQHGVATAAVCAKMGLECVVYMGAVDMERQKLNVFRMELCGAEVRGVDSGQRTLKDAVNEAMRDWVTNVRDTHYILGSALGAHPYPMMVRDFHRVIGRETREQILEKEGRLPDEMIACVGGGSNAIGLFYEFLDEPDISLVGVEAGGRGIKLGEHAARFEGGRLGVLQGCKTYILQNTDGQIELTHSISAGLDYAAIGPEHAYYRDIGRIEYAYATDDEVLSAFQMLCRTEGIIPALESTHALAYTLKRAPQLSKDKVIVMNLSGRGDKDVNQVAKFLGQTV from the coding sequence ATGATTCTGAACCATATGAGCGGTATCACTACTGAAATGATCGACAAGGAATCGCTGCCGAATAGCAAAGGGCGCTTCGGAGACTTCGGCGGTTGCTATGTGCCGGAGACCCTGATGACTGCCTTGAAAAAGCTCGGCGAAGAGTATGATCGAGCTAAGGTTGACCCGGCCTTTCAGGGGGAGTTGGCTTACCAGTTGAAGGAGTTTGCCGGACGTCCAACGGGACTGTATTTTGCCGAACGGCTGACGGAAAAGCTTGGTGGGGCAAAAATCTATTTCAAACGGGAAGATCTTTTGCATACAGGCGCCCATAAAATCAACAACGCGATTGGCCAGGCATTGCTGGCAAAGCGTATGGGAAAACGTCGTATTATCGCGGAAACCGGTGCGGGTCAGCATGGGGTCGCCACAGCTGCTGTCTGTGCCAAGATGGGATTAGAGTGTGTCGTCTACATGGGTGCGGTGGATATGGAGCGGCAGAAGCTCAATGTTTTCCGAATGGAGTTGTGCGGAGCGGAAGTCAGAGGGGTTGATTCAGGACAGAGAACCCTGAAAGACGCGGTTAACGAGGCAATGCGCGATTGGGTGACCAATGTTCGCGACACTCACTACATTCTTGGGTCGGCATTAGGGGCACATCCTTATCCCATGATGGTTCGCGATTTTCACCGTGTAATCGGACGGGAGACTAGGGAGCAAATTTTGGAGAAAGAAGGACGGCTTCCAGACGAGATGATTGCTTGTGTTGGCGGGGGATCCAATGCTATCGGGCTTTTTTATGAGTTTTTGGATGAGCCCGATATTAGTCTTGTTGGCGTAGAGGCGGGAGGAAGAGGAATTAAGCTCGGTGAACACGCTGCTCGCTTTGAAGGAGGTCGCTTGGGAGTCTTGCAGGGGTGCAAGACCTACATTCTACAAAACACTGACGGTCAAATAGAGCTGACCCATTCGATCTCAGCAGGACTTGACTATGCCGCCATCGGGCCAGAGCACGCCTACTATCGAGATATTGGTCGTATTGAATATGCTTATGCAACGGATGACGAAGTGCTATCCGCTTTCCAGATGCTTTGCCGCACGGAAGGAATTATACCGGCTCTTGAATCGACTCATGCTCTAGCCTATACGCTCAAACGAGCGCCGCAACTGTCCAAGGACAAGGTTATCGTTATGAACCTGAGTGGACGCGGAGACAAAGATGTTAACCAGGTAGCAAAATTCTTGGGACAAACCGTATGA
- a CDS encoding STAS domain-containing protein: MAEEKPVFLVDPNSTPVAVKIVGRASFQNVMPLQDFLKDATKTGSRSYVFDFSCCTGMDSTVLGVLAGCALELRKLEPKGSLVLSRLSERNTTLVRGLGLHRIATLDLGDQAIDASAVTESLDAGRLDELDSTRLCLEAHENLVETDGGNETKFQDVISYLKNRITEG, translated from the coding sequence ATGGCCGAAGAAAAACCGGTTTTTTTAGTCGATCCGAATTCGACCCCTGTTGCCGTAAAGATTGTCGGCAGGGCTTCGTTTCAGAACGTGATGCCTCTTCAGGACTTCCTGAAAGATGCGACGAAAACGGGAAGTCGCAGCTACGTTTTCGATTTCTCTTGTTGCACGGGCATGGACAGCACGGTTTTAGGTGTGCTGGCGGGATGTGCTCTAGAATTGCGTAAACTTGAGCCCAAAGGATCTCTGGTTCTCTCGCGTCTGAGTGAGCGTAATACGACGCTTGTCCGCGGTTTAGGACTTCACCGCATCGCAACGTTGGATCTGGGCGATCAGGCGATCGATGCCTCGGCTGTGACAGAATCATTGGATGCCGGGCGACTTGACGAGTTGGATAGCACCCGACTGTGCCTTGAGGCGCACGAAAATTTGGTGGAAACCGATGGTGGCAATGAGACGAAGTTTCAGGATGTGATAAGCTATTTGAAGAACCGGATTACAGAAGGATAG